One Pleuronectes platessa chromosome 9, fPlePla1.1, whole genome shotgun sequence genomic region harbors:
- the LOC128448277 gene encoding 40S ribosomal protein S27 — protein sequence MPLAKDLMHPSVTEERRRHKKKRLVQSPNSYFMDVKCTGCYRITTIFSHSQTVVPCAGCSLILTQPQGGKCRLTPGCAFRRK from the exons ATGCCG CTGGCCAAGGATCTGATGCACCCCAGCgtcactgaggagaggaggcgacacaagaagaagaggctGGTGCAGAGTCCGAACTCCTACTTCATGGATGTTAAATGCACAG GCTGCTACAGGATCACCACCATCTTCAGCCATTCACAGACAGTGGTACCATGTGCGGGCTGCTCCTTAATCCTCACCCAACCACAAGGGGGGAAATGCAGACTCACTCCAG GCTGCGCCTTCAGACGGAAATAG
- the LOC128448276 gene encoding ras-related protein Rab-8A, protein MAKTYDYLFKLLLIGDSGVGKTCVLFRFSEDAFNSTFISTIGIDFKIRTIELDGKKIKLQIWDTAGQERFRTITTAYYRGAMGIMLVFDITNEKSFDNIKNWIRNIEEHASGDVERMVLGNKCDCNDKRQVSKDRGEKLALEYGIKFMETSAKANINVENAFLTLARDIKAKIDKKLEGNNPQGSSQGVKITEQPKKNSFFRCTLL, encoded by the exons ATGGCGAAGACTTACGACTACTTGTTTAAACTACTTTTAATCGGCGACTCCGGCGTCGGGAAGACCTGCGTGCTGTTCAGGTTCTCAGAGGATGCCTTCAACTCCACGTTTATCTCGACTATAG GTATTGACTTCAAGATCAGAACAATAGAATTAGATGGGAAGAAGATCAAGTTACAGATATG GGATACAGCAGGACAGGAGAGGTTCAGGACCATCACAACAGCCTACTACAGAGGAGCCATG GGCATCATGCTTGTGTTTGACATAACCAACGAGAAGTCCTTTGACAACATCAAGAACTGGATACGGAATATagaagag CAtgcctcaggagatgtggagAGGATGGTGCTTGGGAACAAATGTGATTGTAATGACAAGCGACAGGTGTCCAAAGATAGAGGAGAGAAG CTGGCGCTGGAGTACGGCATTAAGTTCATGGAGACCAGTGCAAAGGCGAACATCAATGTCGAGAAT GCATTCTTAACCCTCGCCAGAGACATCAAAGCAAAAATTGACAAGAAGCTG GAGGGCAACAACCCGCAGGGCAGCAGTCAAGGAGTAAAGATCACAGAACAACCCAAGAAGAACAGTTTCTTCCGCTGCACGCTGCTGTGA
- the hsh2d gene encoding hematopoietic SH2 domain-containing protein homolog: MMERSQPSQGQHDPRTWFTESQYRTVIRNGIIPEWFHGIISRKAAEDLLMPKPAGYFLIRVSETRVGYSLSYRADDRCRHFMIDALEDGNYIIVGESRHHRFLQDLVDFHRRSPILPFTEVLTVACGQSSNDKSDYAELLFPQRRPNPNPSLQHTSLQRNVSPPEPPQEFMPPAPPSRPDNLWNNAVPVPSSQQKYQYTLQFSHNTSQLPAMIHTAEDPQYNLPPGVPSRGFVPQPRQNQPCIGSAPALEGPSSPTASQHSPIGNIQPGKNHDGKPSVVANLMNLKKKFQKKISKSQENFYTEINGEAIYSNAYQGEQTCDEAVYSNRGTYVMATHGALPPEYMPPPPFAPGF; encoded by the exons ATGATGGAGCGGAGTCAGCCGTCACAAGGACAGCACGATCCTCGCACCTGGTTCACCGAGTCCCAGTATCGGACTGTGATCAGGAATGGTATCATCCCAGAGTGGTTTCACGGCATCATTTCCAGAAA GGCAGCTGAGGACTTGCTCATGCCAAAGCCTGCTGGATACTTCCtcatcagagtcagtgagaccaGGGTTGGATACTCCCTCTCGTATCG TGCTGACGACCGCTGCAGACACTTCATGATTGATGCGTTGGAGGACGGCAATTACATCATAGTCGGGGAGAGCAGGCATCATCGGTTCCTGCAGGACCTCGTGGACTTTCATCGTAGAAGTCCCATCTTGCCTTTCACTGAGGTGCTCACTGTTGCCTGTGGACAG TCATCAAATGACAAGTCAGACTACGCAGAACTTCTGTTTCCCCAAAGACGCCCAAATCCCAACCCAAGTTTGCAGCATACCTCACTGCAGCGGAACGTGAGCCCCCCCGAACCACCACAAGAGTTCATGCCACCGGCTCCTCCTTCTAGACCAGACAACCTATGGAACAACGCAGTCCCGGTTCCAAGCAGCCAACAAAAATACCAATACACTTTGCAATTTTCACACAATACCTCTCAACTTCCAGCAATG ATTCATACAGCCGAGGACCCTCAATACAACCTGCCTCCTGGGGTCCCTTCTAGGGGTTTTGTGCCTCAACCGAGGCAGAACCAGCCCTGTATCGGTTCAGCCCCTGCACTCGAGGGTCCCTCCTCACCTACAGCCTCTCAACACTCTCCCATCGGAAACATTCAGCCTGGAAAGAACCACGACGGGAAGCCATCGGTCGTCGCCAACCTAATGAACTTGAAGAAGAAATTCCAAAAGAAAATAAGTAAGTCCCAGGAGAACTTTTACACAGAGATTAATGGGGAGGCGATATACAGCAATGCATACCAGGGAGAGCAGACATGCGATGAAGCAGTATATTCCAACCGTGGCACATATGTGATGGCAACTCATGGAGCTTTACCTCCAGAGTACATGCCACCTCCTCCTTTTGCTCCAGGCTTCTGA
- the tax1bp3 gene encoding tax1-binding protein 3: MAFVPGQPLTAVVQRIEIQKLQERNNLILGFSIGGGIDQDPGQNPFSESKSDKGIYVTRITPGGPADVSGLMMGDKIMQVNGYDMTMVTHDYARKKLTKKSEVVVRLLVTRKSLEQAVKQSMGPKLTPQFDNSVTRHY; the protein is encoded by the exons ATGGCTTTTGTCCCGGGTCAGCCGCTCACCGCTGTTGTG CAACGAATTGAGATCCAGAAGTTGCAGGAGAGAAATAATTTGATCCTGGGCTTCAGCATCGGTGGAGGGATCGACCAGGACCCCGGGCAGAACCCCTTCTCTGAGAGCAAGAGTGACAAA GGCATCTATGTGACCAGGATAACACCAGGAGGACCAGCTGACGTGTCAGGCTTGATgatgggagacaaaataatgcAG GTGAACGGCTACGATATGACCATGGTGACACACGACTATGCTCGTAAAAAGCTAACAAAGAAGTCTGAGGTTGTGGTTCGGCTCCTTGTGACCAGGAAGTCGTTGGAGCAAGCCGTCAAGCAGTCGATGGGGCCCAAACTAACCCCACAATTTGACAACAGTGTGACACGACACTACTAA
- the slc1a6 gene encoding excitatory amino acid transporter 4, translating to MSVSQETCLLDQVLELIMNEKPPASTSLFLNEDTDKPPLPERGDLRRRLHRAMDRRASTMKERMGSISRGSVKAFFKRNLFVLFTVAAVALGVMLGFALRPHNLSMREIKYFAFPGELLMRMLQMLVLPLIVSSLVSGISSLDSKASGKMGIRAVVYYMVTTLIAVFIGIVIVMIIQPGKGSRDSPLAKSGSIEPVQAADAFLDLIRNMFPPNLVEACFKQYKTVYKKTVHTRNVTVTLNLTDSLNVTESDLSMNLSRVLHTIQETVEETIPMSGSSSGVNALGLVVFSMCFGLVIGNMKQQGQALRDFFDCLNEAIMKLVSIIIWYAPVGILFLIAGKIVEMKDLAEVGGQLGMYTVSVIVGLLIHGLFVLPMLYFMVTRKNPYSFIGGLLQALITALGTSSSSATLPITFRCLEENNRVDKRVTRFILPVGATINMDGTALYEAVAAIFIAQVNDMDLNFGQILTISITATAASIGAAGIPQAGLVTMVIVLTSVGLPTEDITLIIAVDWFLDRLRTTTNVLGDSLGAGIVEHLSRGELQNQDDEVRNSVIEENEKPYQLICQENDTIKHHNSETTM from the exons ATGAGTG TTTCCCAGGAGACCTGCCTTTTGGACCAGGTGCTGGAGCTGATTATGAACGAGAAGCCCCCCGCAAGTACGAGTCTCTTCCTAAACGAGGACACGGACAAACCCCCCTTGCCGGAGAGAGGAGACCTGAGGAGGCGTTTGCACAGGGCAATGGATAGGAGAGCCAGCACCATGAAGGAGAGGATGGGCTCCATCAGCAGGGGCAGTGTCAAGGCTTTCTTCAAGAGGAACCTATTCGTCCTGTTCACCGTCGCGGCTGTGGCTCTTG GTGTAATGCTGGGCTTTGCTCTGCGCCCCCACAATCTGTCCATGAGGGAGATCAAGTACTTTGCCTTTCCTGGGGAGCTCCTCATGAGAATGCTGCAGATGCTGGTGCTGCCTCTCATCGTCTCCAGTCTGGTATCAG GTATTTCCTCCTTGGACAGCAAGGCGTCAGGTAAGATGGGTATCCGTGCAGTGGTCTACTACATGGTGACCACCCTGATTGCTGTGTTCATTGGCATCGTCATTGTGATGATCATCCAGCCGGGCAAAGGCAGCAGAGACAGTCCTTTGGCCAAAAGTGGAAGCATTGAACCTGTTCAGGCTGCTGATGCTTTTCTGGATCTCATCAG aaacaTGTTTCCCCCCAATCTGGTAGAAGCTTGTTTCAAGCAG TATAAAACAGTTTACAAGAAGACTGTTCATACACGGAACGTGACGGTGACCCTGAACCTCACGGACTCCCTCAACGTGACAGAGTCTGACCTGAGCATGAACCTCAGCAGGGTGCTGCACACCATACAG GAGACAGTGGAGGAGACAATCCCCATGTCCGGCTCCTCCAGTGGAGTGAACGCTCTGGGTCTGGTGGTCTTCTCCATGTGCTTCGGTCTGGTCATTGGCAACATGAAGCAGCAGGGCCAGGCTCTCAGGGATTTCTTTGACTGCCTGAATGAAGCCATCATGAAACTGGTGTCCATTATCATCTG GTACGCTCCAGTGGGCATCCTGTTCCTGATTGCAGGTAAAATTGTGGAGATGAAGGATCTGGCCGAGGTGGGCGGTCAGCTGGGGATGTACACCGTGTCGGTCATTGTGGGTCTCCTCATCCACGGCCTCTTTGTGCTGCCAATGCTTTACTTCATGGTGACCAGGAAGAATCCCTACAGCTTCATCGGCGGTCTGCTGCAGGCCCTCATCACAGCCCTGGGGACATCATCCAG CTCTGCTACCCTGCCCATCACCTTCCGCTGTCTGGAGGAGAACAACCGTGTGGATAAAAGGGTAACCCGTTTCATCCTCCCTGTGGGCGCCACCATCAACATGGACGGCACCGCCCTCTACGAGGCTGTGGCAGCCATCTTTATCGCTCAAGTTAATGACATGGACCTAAACTTTGGCCAGATTCTCACCATCAG TATCACGGCAACTGCTGCCAGCATCGGAGCAGCAGGCATCCCTCAGGCTGGCCTGGTTACCATGGTGATCGTATTGACATCGGTGGGACTGCCCACAGAGGACATAACACTGATCATCGCCGTGGATTGGTTCTT GGACCGCTTGCGTACCACCACCAACGTGCTGGGCGACTCGCTCGGGGCCGGCATCGTGGAGCACCTCTCCCGCGGGGAGCTGCAAAATCAGGATGATGAGGTGCGCAACTCTGTCATCGAGGAGAATGAGAAGCCCTACCAGCTCATCTGCCAGGAAAACGACACCATCAAGCACCACAACAGTGAGACCACAATGTGA